The Porites lutea chromosome 4, jaPorLute2.1, whole genome shotgun sequence genome contains a region encoding:
- the LOC140933833 gene encoding uncharacterized protein — MFTSTPVVLKGSSNPRDKSSEATKTVLTVQYPSKTLNKTLSGSYQAIGKALAHGIPSQIANAVMKNPTIKNHIIENTLKTLSKEVESLCSRNNPSLLRKSSKEDLAKFDFQLLCNEWRQRAPLFFSFLMTSAVNKRTKEYSWFSSVAIAGSVLLKQRSEKMDATASVLGILLKSKSVESTIGRFNKMKLTNANFSILRKLDELGENHDAAIVQAKQHVSNQNKDLKTAQEKCDAVLFTHASHTHCSLECQDEIQSAKREKDEIQKAAHPGFVISFDNLDIHLDRKNMTMESQNKDFHWVNHQMVENRVSGAMLDSSAPKSNLLGVCNLRFLPSMEEQKCQRLNYVVLCSRILVNYFDVLTPLADACIQHIPHKYTSELSKKTKKVPLGLIFKNENVNEDMLGILQQFHGYLPQTHNGGIDGQLFSGDQLTVERAVNMISSVANGYTPKDRLEGINLQLGDWHAAVKLLSLIYARFYNGKSATDSCTMFSDRNLINRRNVTGDVQSSYRPDRDFLSVVFQSRVITAANKVLGFENKSGKPSKVDLPPRMDLLTKSEKLNCLHEIAGKVVDAFVFDQHSSVDAIVNTVVTETEKENLLRQQELTTDGRFPCRFPGCTSSFKYDGKSRRNHELKHDPPVQVEEPLIETNFSTHLPSTADSSSKTSEGISDDDSSERTKKTSDDVFNYNCALLADCFLFFNFLDAIKEGDGLRLMRQYKYFMLYCKADDHHSTKYSLECLYQFFLISSLLSQRDSERFIWNRSVNNHGKKGTNIPLDEATEHSNNFVKQSIKNLGPNLSEAAISRICKAESSTSLILENLDDSLKRHAKSGKHSDPSKERDLQELIKRAQEMNVFEEKVGRAYNHFCDFKRDRLEGLDASKLHQWINKHKRNVLNGIRAR; from the exons ATGTTTACCTCGACTCCAGTCGTGTTAAAAGGTTCTTCCAATCCTCGTGATAAATCAAGTGAAGCTACAAAGACTGTACTGACCGTCCAGTACCCGAGTAAAACTTTGAACAAAACCCTGAGTGGAAGTTATCAGGCCATTGGAAAGGCTTTAGCGCATGGGATTCCTTCGCAAATCGCAAATGCGGTAATGAAAAATCCGACGATCAAGAATCACATCATTGAAAATACGTTGAAAACCCTGTCAAAAGAGGTAGAGTCATTATGTTCGAGAAATAATCCTTCGCTTTTGAGAAAGTCAAGCAAAGAGGATCTGGCCAAGTTCGACTTCCAACTTCTATGCAACGAGTGGAGACAGAGAGCACCACTGTTCTTCTCGTTCTTGATGACTTCGGCAGTGAACAAAAGGACTAAAGAGTATTCATGGTTCTCCAGCGTAGCCATAGCGGGATCAGTACTTCTAAAACAGAGGAGTGAGAAAATGGATGCCACTGCTTCGGTTCTTGGCATACTTCTCAAGTCAAAGTCAGTAGAG TCAACCATCGGCAGATTTAACAAGATGAAACTGACTAATGCAAATTTCAGTATACTGAGAAAACTGGATGAGCTAGGCGAGAACCATGATGCAGCTATTGTCCAGGCAAAACAGCATGtttcaaatcaaaacaaagatcTGAAGACGGCTCAAGAGAAATGTGATGCTGTCTTGTTCACACATGCTTCCCACACCCACTGTTCTTTAGAATGTCAAGATGAAATCCAGTCAG CCAAAAGGGAGAAAGATGAAATACAAAAGGCAGCACACCCAGGCTTCGTCATTTCGTTTGACAACTTGGATATCCATTTGGATCGAAAGAACATGACTATGGAGTCACAGAACAAGGACTTCCACTGGGTCAACCATCAGATGGTGGAGAACAGAGTCTCTGGGGCTATGTTGGATTCTTCAGCTCCAAAAAGTAACCTACTTGGTGTTTGTAATTTGAGGTTTTTGCCATCAATGGAGGAACAGAAATGTCAGAGGTTGAACTACGTTGTCCTGTGTTCCAGAATATTGGTTAATTATTTTGACGTCTTAACGCCTTTGGCTGATGCCTGCATCCAGCACATTCCTCATAAATATACGAGTGAATTAtccaagaaaacaaagaag GTTCCCCTTGGATTAATATTCAAAAACGAAAATGTCAACGAGGACATGTTAGGAATTCTACAGCAGTTCCATGGTTATCTTCCTCAGACACACAATGGTGGCATAGATGGTCAACTATTTTCAGGAGACCAGCTTACCGTTGAACGAGCGGTGAATATGATATCCTCTGTGGCCAATGGTTACACACCCAAAGACAGACTCGAAGGAATCAACTTACAGCTGGGTGATTGGCACGCTGCTGTCAAACTACTCAGT TTGATTTATGCCAGATTCTACAATGGAAAATCTGCAACTGATAGTTGCACCATGTTTTCCGACCGCAACCTTATTAACAGAAGAAATGTTACTGGAGATGTACAGTCATCATACCGGCCAGACAGAGACTTCCTGAGCGTAGTTTTCCAATCAAGGGTAATTACAGCGGCCAATAAAGTCCTTGgatttgaaaacaaaagtggGAAGCCATCAAAGGTTGACTTACCTCCTAGAATGGATTTGCTGACAAAGTCAGAAAAACTGAATTGCCTCCATGAAATAGCTGGCAAGGTTGTTGATGCATTTGTTTTTGACCAACATTCTTCTGTCGATGCTATTGTAAACACTGTAGTGacagaaacagagaaagaaaaCCTGCTGCGTCAACAGGAGTTAACAACCGATGGCAGATTTCCCTGTAGATTTCCGGGATGCACCAGTTCATTTAAATATGATGGAAAAAGCAGAAGAAATCATGAGCTCAAGCATGACCCACCAGTTCAAGTAGAGGAGCCACTTATTGAAACCAATTTCTCTACACATTTACCTTCAACTGCAGACAGCAGTAGCAAAACAAGTGAAGGTATTAGTGATGATGACTCTTCTGAGCgtacaaaaaaaacaagtgaTGATGTGTTCAATTACAACTGTGCACTTCTAGCtgactgttttctgttttttaatttcctcgACGCTATCAAAGAAGGTGATGGATTGAGGCTTATGCGACAGTACAAGTACTTCATGCTGTACTGTAAAGCAGATGATCATCATAGTACAAAATATTCTTTAGAATGTTTGTACCAATTTTTTCTGATCAGTTCTCTGTTGTCACAGAGAGACAGTGAACGTTTCATATGGAACAGGTCTGTGAATAATCATGGCAAGAAAGGCACCAACATTCCTCTGGATGAGGCAACAGAGCACAGCAATAACTTTGTAAAGCAGAGTATCAAAAACCTTGGACCCAACCTCTCAGAGGCAGCCATATCAAGAATATGCAAAGCTGAAAGTTCAACATCATTAATCCTGGAAAACCTTGATGATTCTTTGAAACGACATGCAAAATCTGGCAAACATTCTGATCCATCCAAAGAGAGGGACCTGCAAGAGCTTATCAAAAGAGCTCAGGAAATGAATGTGTTTGAAGAAAAAGTGGGACGTGCTTATAATCATTTCTGTGACTTTAAGCGAGACAGGTTGGAAGGACTTGATGCCTCAAAATTACATCAGTGGATAAATAAACACAAGAGAAATGTGCTCAATGGTATCAGAGCTAGATAA